The Akkermansia sp. RCC_12PD genome contains the following window.
TTCTCCAAGGAGGAATTGTTGTCCATGGCCGCCATCGCACAATCCACGCCCGGAGCGATCGCCGTCAATCTCTCCGCCCTGGCAGGCCACCGCACCGCAGGGCTTCCGGGCGTGCTTGCCAGTTGTCTGGGCGCCGTCATTCCCTCTCTGGTCATCCTGTCCGCCGTGGCGTCCTGGTATGAGGCATTCAGCTCCAGCACTGCGGTGGAAGCCGTCCTGCGGGGGATGCAGGCGGGCGTGGCAGCCCTCATCGTGGACATTGTGGTGGACATGTGGCGGATGATTCTCCGCAAAAAATCGGCCCTGCTGAACGCCATGGTACCGGGGGCCTTTGTAGCAAGCTTCGTCTTTCACCTCCATATAGCCGTTATTCTGGCCGTATGCTGCATCCTGAGCCTGTGGCACGTCCGAATAAAACAGGAAAGGAGATCCGGATAATGCAGATGCTCTGGCAGCTCTTCAGCGCTTTCCTTCAAATCGGAGCGTTCAGCATCGGCGGCGGGTATGCCGTTATCCCCATGATCCGTGACCAGGTGGTCATTCATCACGGCTGGATCACACAGAAGGTGTTTACCGACATCATCACGATCTCCCAGATGACGCCCGGCCCGCTGGCCATCAACACATCTACCTTCGTGGGATT
Protein-coding sequences here:
- a CDS encoding chromate transporter; translation: MSGEKIKICLWLFWTNLFIGAFTFGGGYIVVPMISKYYVRKKHLFSKEELLSMAAIAQSTPGAIAVNLSALAGHRTAGLPGVLASCLGAVIPSLVILSAVASWYEAFSSSTAVEAVLRGMQAGVAALIVDIVVDMWRMILRKKSALLNAMVPGAFVASFVFHLHIAVILAVCCILSLWHVRIKQERRSG